A region from the Lolium perenne isolate Kyuss_39 chromosome 4, Kyuss_2.0, whole genome shotgun sequence genome encodes:
- the LOC127294660 gene encoding uncharacterized protein, with amino-acid sequence MAESARVRDALSVNADDRARVDALSAAASASLSSSSSSDHLSPSFFEGFALRGIRVVRIQPGLIHCSYTVPPSLTDSTTGCLAAGAVVALVDEVGSAAAISDAQNLKVSVDMSVAFADLSQARPGDNLSITATALGHKGAYSGTSVLLTNADTGNVVAEGRHSLFGNMKKTPPKPATAHRSNL; translated from the exons ATGGCCGAATCAGCTCGTGTGCGGGACGCCCTGAGCGTCAACGCCGACGACCGCGCGCGGGTGGACGCGCTCTCCGCCGCCGCGTCCGCGTCCCTctcttcatcgtcgtcgtcggaccacctGTCGCCGAGCTTCTTCGAGGGGTTCGCGCTGCGCGGGATCCGCGTCGTCCGCATCCAGCCGGGCCTCATCCACTGCTCCTACACCGTGCCTCCCAGCCTCACC GACTCTACCACCGGCTGCCTGGCCGCCGGCGCCGTCGTGGCCCTGGTCGACGAGGTCGGCTCCGCCGCCGCCATCTCCGACGCCCAGAACCTCAAGGTCTCCGTCGACATGTCCGTCGCCTTCGCCGACCTGTCCCAGGCGCGTCCGGGAGACAACCTGAGCATCACGGCGACGGCGCTCGGGCACAAGGGCGCCTACTCCGGCACGAGCGTCCTCCTCACCAACGCCGACACGGGCAACGTCGTCGCAGAGGGCAGGCACTCCCTCTTCGGCAACATGAAGAAAACACCGCCCAAGCCGGCCACTGCTCACAGGAGCAACTTGTGA